Proteins from one Hoplias malabaricus isolate fHopMal1 chromosome 2, fHopMal1.hap1, whole genome shotgun sequence genomic window:
- the helt gene encoding hairy and enhancer of split-related protein helt has protein sequence MTSKKMKDGKRTPVSHKVIEKRRRDRINRCLHELGKTVPMALAKQNCGKLEKAEILEMTVQYLRALHAADFPRGGREKGELLAEFASYFHYGYRECMKNLVHYLTTVERAETKDAKYARVLAFLQSRVVSEPVFGALASVSEPERADHHQHHQHHHMQSGASPAEYPSSPGPFAWHGHGHGLTYAPMPLTASAQHEHQHHHHQPQQQQQQQQHAGYFAPAQGLEHHYLSLIGHAHASALSLHAPL, from the exons ATGACATCAAAGAAGATGAAGGACGGAAAG AGGACACCCGTCTCTCATAAGGTGATCGAGAAGCGGAGGAGAGACCGCATCAACCGCTGCCTGCACGAGCTCGGCAAAACCGTGCCCATGGCGCTCGCCAAACAG AACTGCGGGAAGCTGGAGAAGGCGGAGATCCTGGAGATGACGGTGCAGTATCTGCGCGCGCTCCACGCAGCGGACTTTCCTCgcggagggagagagaaag GTGAGCTACTGGCGGAATTCGCGAGCTACTTCCACTACGGCTACCGCGAATGCATGAAGAACCTGGTGCACTACCTCACCACGGTGGAGCGCGCCGAGACCAAAGACGCCAAGTACGCACGTGTGCTCGCATTCTTGCAGTCGCGCGTGGTCTCTGAGCCCGTGTTTGGCGCGCTTGCGAGCGTCTCCGAGCCCGAGCGCGCGGACCACCACCAACATCACCAGCACCATCACATGCAAAGCGGCGCGAGCCCCGCCGAGTACCCGAGCTCTCCGGGACCTTTTGCGTGGCACGGACACGGACACGGACTCACATACGCGCCGATGCCATTGACTGCGAGCGCGCAACACGAgcaccaacaccatcatcatcaaccacaacaacaacaacaacagcagcagcacgcGGGCTACTTCGCGCCTGCGCAGGGACTCGAGCACCACTACCTCAGCCTCATCGGACACGCGCACGCGAGCGCTCTGAGCCTCCACGCGCCTCTGTGA